A window of the Gordonia humi genome harbors these coding sequences:
- the panD gene encoding aspartate 1-decarboxylase: protein MLRTLVNGKIHRATVTQADLHYVGSITIDADLMAAADLVEGEQVSVVDITNGARLETYAITGESGSGRICINGAAAHLVNPGDMVIIMSYGQFSDVEVTMHEPKVVHVDADNRIVALGNDPAEPVPGAVDQFASR from the coding sequence ATGCTCCGCACGCTCGTGAACGGCAAGATCCACCGCGCTACCGTCACTCAGGCCGACCTGCACTATGTGGGATCGATCACCATCGACGCCGATCTGATGGCGGCCGCCGACCTCGTCGAAGGCGAACAGGTGTCGGTCGTCGACATCACCAACGGCGCTCGACTGGAGACCTACGCGATCACCGGAGAGTCCGGGTCCGGACGGATCTGCATCAACGGTGCCGCCGCACACCTGGTGAACCCGGGCGACATGGTGATCATCATGTCGTACGGGCAGTTCTCCGACGTCGAGGTCACGATGCACGAACCCAAGGTGGTCCACGTCGACGCCGACAACCGCATTGTCGCCCTGGGCAACGATCCCGCCGAGCCGGTACCCGGCGCGGTCGATCAGTTCGCCTCACGCTGA